In a single window of the Drosophila gunungcola strain Sukarami unplaced genomic scaffold, Dgunungcola_SK_2 000066F, whole genome shotgun sequence genome:
- the LOC128264354 gene encoding regulator of G-protein signaling 7 isoform X4, giving the protein MEPPGGVPPDRDRQLVLRHQNQPAALVPVVVSAPAPASAPTAPGATISAASPQPPATSLLPSKPTSLSLQPHAVLHAMQQLSPSAGGGGGGGGGGNNNATVAMATSSSSGNANSGSSPALASTATAISATTQAATAFSGSSVGHHHLQHHHQHPHPPQLQPTQPHPAPTAASQTQHHGSISGTGSAGGLIGSSGGSAHPQQAIEKLSRPMAFDKMEMLVREMQDQEHGVPVRQQKMFLTSIPYAFMGYDLIEWLMDRLQIEESEALNIANQLCLHGYFFPVNDSKTLTVKDDSSLYRFQTPYYWPWQHKAPDNVEYAIYLAKRSLRNKQRHALEDYEAEALASLHKNLKGKWDFISMQAEEQVRLAKERKKGDKIVGDSQERAYWRVHRPPPGQFTPLEPCPVPSRDRQGLKPNKKKTVDDMQRDVDYLSKSLNRTRMKMSQACESLVCYSETFTEYDFFLQPALPSNPWVTEDIAFWQLNNTFVDIPTEKRVKRWAISIEELVSDPTGLQEFTGFLEKEYSHENIRFWIAVNRLRRSAHSQVARKVNEIYEEFLKPGAPCEINIDGKTMESVLRGLKNPSRFTFDSASEHIYMLLLKKDCYPRFIRSEHYKRLLDTGIQPSYKKRFFNFGGVSGAKKKMTAALSSQPNLGDAAKGSGGSGGGGTSGGSSMMQAPPPGNLSRRRGSDRSLTGSAHELAVIGVNKDAGSKVPHSHSQSNLSEMPFRNAKDEEHRPGAHGVHVVVHSSGGGAGVQQRRLPLG; this is encoded by the exons ATGGAACCACCGGGCGGAGTGCCGCCGGACAGGGATAGGCAGCTGGTGCTCCGTCATCAGAATCAGCCGGCTGCCCTTGTGCCCGTGGTGGTATCGGCACCCGCACCCGCATCCGCACCCACTGCACCGGGGGCAACCATCAGTGCGGCCAGTCCGCAGCCACCGGCCACGTCACTGCTGCCCAGCAAGCCAACTAGTCTGAGTCTCCAGCCGCATGCCGTGCTCCACGCTATGCAACAGTTGTCTCCCTCCGCcggaggaggtggaggcggaggaggaggaggcaaCAACAATGCCACAGTGGCCAtggccaccagcagcagcagcgggaaTGCCAACAGCGGCAGCAGTCCCGCCCTGGCCTCCACCGCCACGGCCATTTCGGCCACCACCCAGGCGGCCACTGCCTTCAGCGGCAGCTCGGTGGGGCACCACCACttgcagcaccaccaccagcatccgcatccgccACAACTTCAGCCCACGCAACCGCATCCGGCGCCCACTGCAGCGTCACAGACGCAACATCACGGCTCCATTTCCGGCACTGGATCCGCCGGTGGACTCATCGGCTCCAGTGGCGGCAGTGCCCATCCGCAGCAGGCCATCGAGAAGCTATCGCGACCTATGGCCTTCGATAAG ATGGAAATGCTGGTGCGCGAGATGCAGGATCAGGAACATGGCGTGCCCGTGCGGCAACAGAAAATGTTCCTCACATCCATACCATATGCGTTTATGG GATACGATTTGATTGAATGGCTGATGGACCGCCTGCAAATCGAGGAGTCGGAGGCCCTGAACATTGCCAACCAGCTGTGTCTGCACGGCTACTTCTTTCCGGTGAACGACTCAAAGACGCTGACCGTGAAGGACGACTCGTCGCTGTACCGGTTCCAGACGCCCTACTACTGGCCCTGGCAGCACAAGGCGCCGGACAACGTGGAGTACGCCATCTACCTGGCCAAGCGCTCGCTGCGGAACAAGCAGCGCCATGCCCTGGAGGACTACGAGGCCGAGGCGCTGGCCTCGCTGCACAAGAACCTCAAGGGCAAGTGGGACTTCATCTCGATGCAGGCCGAGGAGCAGGTGCGCCTGGCCAAGGAGCGCAAGAAGGGCGACAAGATCGTGGGGGACTCGCAGGAACGAGCCTACTGGAGGGTTCACCGTCCACCGCCTGGCCAGTTCACTCCGCTGGAGCCGTGTCCAGTGCCTTCGCGCGATCGTCAGGGGCTCAAGCCCAACAAGAAAAAGACTGTCGATGACATGCAGCGCGACGTTGACTACTTGAGCAAGTCGCTCAACCGGACGCGGATGAAGATGTCGCAGGCGTGCGAGTCGCTCGTCTGCTATTCGGAGACCTTCACCGAATACGACTTCTTTCTCCAGCCGGCACTGCCCTCCAATCCGTGGGTCACCGAGGACATCGCCTTCTGGCAGCTGAACAACACCTTCGTGGACATACCCACGGAGAAGCGGGTGAAGCGCTGGGCCATTTCCATCGAGGAGCTCGTCTCCGATCCCACTGGCCTGCAGGAGTTCACGGGCTTCCTGGAGAAGGAGTACTCGCACGAGAACATCCGCTTCTGGATAGCGGTCAATCGCTTGCGCCGATCCGCTCACTCGCAAGTGGCGCGAAAGGTCAACGAAATCTACGA GGAGTTTTTGAAGCCGGGAGCACCCTGCGAGATAAACATTGACGGCAAGACAATGGAGAGCGTGCTGCGCGGCCTGAAAAATCCATCGCGGTTCACCTTCGATTCGGCGTCGGAGCACATATacatgctgctgctgaagaaGGACTGCTACCCCCGGTTCATACGATCGGAGCACTACAAGCGCCTGCTGGACACCGGCATCCAGCCGTCGTACAAGAAGCGTTTCTTCAACTTTGGCGGCGTCAGCGGTGCGAAGAAGAAAATGACAGCCGCATTGAGCAGCCAGCCAAATCTGGGGGATGCGGCCAAGGGATCTGGTGGctccggcggcggcggcaccTCCGGCGGCAGCTCCATGATGCAGGCCCCGCCGCCCGGCAATCTCTCCCGGCGACGTGGCAGCGATCGCAGCCTCACCGGATCGGCCCACGAACTGGCCGTCATCGGTGTGAACAAGGATGCCGGCTCCAAGGTACCGCACTCTCATTCCCAGAGCAATCTCAGCGAAATGCCCTTCAG AAACGCCAAAGACGAAGAACACCGCCCTGGAGCCCACGGAGTCCACGTCGTCGTCCACAGCTCTGGTGGTGGCGCCGGCGTCCAGCAGCGCCGTCTGCCCCTGGGATGA
- the LOC128264354 gene encoding regulator of G-protein signaling 7 isoform X3, which produces MEPPGGVPPDRDRQLVLRHQNQPAALVPVVVSAPAPASAPTAPGATISAASPQPPATSLLPSKPTSLSLQPHAVLHAMQQLSPSAGGGGGGGGGGNNNATVAMATSSSSGNANSGSSPALASTATAISATTQAATAFSGSSVGHHHLQHHHQHPHPPQLQPTQPHPAPTAASQTQHHGSISGTGSAGGLIGSSGGSAHPQQAIEKLSRPMAFDKMEMLVREMQDQEHGVPVRQQKMFLTSIPYAFMGYDLIEWLMDRLQIEESEALNIANQLCLHGYFFPVNDSKTLTVKDDSSLYRFQTPYYWPWQHKAPDNVEYAIYLAKRSLRNKQRHALEDYEAEALASLHKNLKGKWDFISMQAEEQVRLAKERKKGDKIVGDSQERAYWRVHRPPPGQFTPLEPCPVPSRDRQGLKPNKKKTVDDMQRDVDYLSKSLNRTRMKMSQACESLVCYSETFTEYDFFLQPALPSNPWVTEDIAFWQLNNTFVDIPTEKRVKRWAISIEELVSDPTGLQEFTGFLEKEYSHENIRFWIAVNRLRRSAHSQVARKVNEIYEEFLKPGAPCEINIDGKTMESVLRGLKNPSRFTFDSASEHIYMLLLKKDCYPRFIRSEHYKRLLDTGIQPSYKKRFFNFGGVSGAKKKMTAALSSQPNLGDAAKGSGGSGGGGTSGGSSMMQAPPPGNLSRRRGSDRSLTGSAHELAVIGVNKDAGSKVPHSHSQSNLSEMPFSSDSIYRGDMPQRHMAIMDIGIYAAYGNRESSLQALPNAKDEEHRPGAHGVHVVVHSSGGGAGVQQRRLPLG; this is translated from the exons ATGGAACCACCGGGCGGAGTGCCGCCGGACAGGGATAGGCAGCTGGTGCTCCGTCATCAGAATCAGCCGGCTGCCCTTGTGCCCGTGGTGGTATCGGCACCCGCACCCGCATCCGCACCCACTGCACCGGGGGCAACCATCAGTGCGGCCAGTCCGCAGCCACCGGCCACGTCACTGCTGCCCAGCAAGCCAACTAGTCTGAGTCTCCAGCCGCATGCCGTGCTCCACGCTATGCAACAGTTGTCTCCCTCCGCcggaggaggtggaggcggaggaggaggaggcaaCAACAATGCCACAGTGGCCAtggccaccagcagcagcagcgggaaTGCCAACAGCGGCAGCAGTCCCGCCCTGGCCTCCACCGCCACGGCCATTTCGGCCACCACCCAGGCGGCCACTGCCTTCAGCGGCAGCTCGGTGGGGCACCACCACttgcagcaccaccaccagcatccgcatccgccACAACTTCAGCCCACGCAACCGCATCCGGCGCCCACTGCAGCGTCACAGACGCAACATCACGGCTCCATTTCCGGCACTGGATCCGCCGGTGGACTCATCGGCTCCAGTGGCGGCAGTGCCCATCCGCAGCAGGCCATCGAGAAGCTATCGCGACCTATGGCCTTCGATAAG ATGGAAATGCTGGTGCGCGAGATGCAGGATCAGGAACATGGCGTGCCCGTGCGGCAACAGAAAATGTTCCTCACATCCATACCATATGCGTTTATGG GATACGATTTGATTGAATGGCTGATGGACCGCCTGCAAATCGAGGAGTCGGAGGCCCTGAACATTGCCAACCAGCTGTGTCTGCACGGCTACTTCTTTCCGGTGAACGACTCAAAGACGCTGACCGTGAAGGACGACTCGTCGCTGTACCGGTTCCAGACGCCCTACTACTGGCCCTGGCAGCACAAGGCGCCGGACAACGTGGAGTACGCCATCTACCTGGCCAAGCGCTCGCTGCGGAACAAGCAGCGCCATGCCCTGGAGGACTACGAGGCCGAGGCGCTGGCCTCGCTGCACAAGAACCTCAAGGGCAAGTGGGACTTCATCTCGATGCAGGCCGAGGAGCAGGTGCGCCTGGCCAAGGAGCGCAAGAAGGGCGACAAGATCGTGGGGGACTCGCAGGAACGAGCCTACTGGAGGGTTCACCGTCCACCGCCTGGCCAGTTCACTCCGCTGGAGCCGTGTCCAGTGCCTTCGCGCGATCGTCAGGGGCTCAAGCCCAACAAGAAAAAGACTGTCGATGACATGCAGCGCGACGTTGACTACTTGAGCAAGTCGCTCAACCGGACGCGGATGAAGATGTCGCAGGCGTGCGAGTCGCTCGTCTGCTATTCGGAGACCTTCACCGAATACGACTTCTTTCTCCAGCCGGCACTGCCCTCCAATCCGTGGGTCACCGAGGACATCGCCTTCTGGCAGCTGAACAACACCTTCGTGGACATACCCACGGAGAAGCGGGTGAAGCGCTGGGCCATTTCCATCGAGGAGCTCGTCTCCGATCCCACTGGCCTGCAGGAGTTCACGGGCTTCCTGGAGAAGGAGTACTCGCACGAGAACATCCGCTTCTGGATAGCGGTCAATCGCTTGCGCCGATCCGCTCACTCGCAAGTGGCGCGAAAGGTCAACGAAATCTACGA GGAGTTTTTGAAGCCGGGAGCACCCTGCGAGATAAACATTGACGGCAAGACAATGGAGAGCGTGCTGCGCGGCCTGAAAAATCCATCGCGGTTCACCTTCGATTCGGCGTCGGAGCACATATacatgctgctgctgaagaaGGACTGCTACCCCCGGTTCATACGATCGGAGCACTACAAGCGCCTGCTGGACACCGGCATCCAGCCGTCGTACAAGAAGCGTTTCTTCAACTTTGGCGGCGTCAGCGGTGCGAAGAAGAAAATGACAGCCGCATTGAGCAGCCAGCCAAATCTGGGGGATGCGGCCAAGGGATCTGGTGGctccggcggcggcggcaccTCCGGCGGCAGCTCCATGATGCAGGCCCCGCCGCCCGGCAATCTCTCCCGGCGACGTGGCAGCGATCGCAGCCTCACCGGATCGGCCCACGAACTGGCCGTCATCGGTGTGAACAAGGATGCCGGCTCCAAGGTACCGCACTCTCATTCCCAGAGCAATCTCAGCGAAATGCCCTTCAG TAGCGATTCAATTTATCGAGGCGATATGCCACAGCGCCACATGGCGATCATGGATATTGGGATCTATGCGGCTTACGGGAATCGCGAAAGTAGTTTGCAGGCACTTCC AAACGCCAAAGACGAAGAACACCGCCCTGGAGCCCACGGAGTCCACGTCGTCGTCCACAGCTCTGGTGGTGGCGCCGGCGTCCAGCAGCGCCGTCTGCCCCTGGGATGA